In Mytilus edulis chromosome 8, xbMytEdul2.2, whole genome shotgun sequence, the genomic window ccaggttgtttggtagtttggtgaattggtgtcattcttatggatttaataaaaaggttaaaaaaagcttaaattttcagtttaggccaaATCATTGGATAGTCATCTTAAaacttttttattactttttcaaatcaatttagaTCTTCATATaactctacagctatctcatttatatattaatcttacagaatgccaggttgtttgGTGTTTTACTGTCAAATGTACGGAATTAATTAATAGGTGAAAAAGGGTGCATTAAAGTCAAAAATATGTCTGCCTAAATTGCTTAAAAagaccataatttcttttttgaaagattAGATAAAGGGACATTGGTATTTGAACTATATTTAACATGCTGTGCTATTAAgacaataattagtaattcagcatatgataatatttttactagtccaagagttattgtcccttagtttaaattatttcctttattttaaatcaatatttatctgaggctgaaaatataaaatcaaatatatacatgtatattcatgctggttttaaaaacaataaaatgtatggttctgatacacacttaaatatttatatataaatggaattaactagcacattttaaattttgtatttacaccaaagtctattctttgatttcaagacataaacCTGCAAActttcaaatagaaaaagaactttaatatttttttattgttttaagctttagaggggcaaggacttttttgatagatttttttagatgggcgaggactttttttcagaatttaaaaggatgggcattaacttttttaatgtatcaatattaagaatgcaccggcccatccatctgataaatattgaacggtccctaaaATAGTATACTGGTTAGAAAGGTACGGAATAACTGGAGTTCcatgcaaaataaaattacaactCGTCCGCACGAGTTACTCTCAACTTCAAAGAAGTCGAACAAAAAAATCTTatccatggaagtattatatgtCGTCTAGTATTTTGTCCATGCTTCACCCAACTATTTCCCCTGTCCAATATGGCCCGATTTATACTTTAGACAAACTCGGACATAATCAGCGTTAAACGTTTAACGGTAGGACACACTGTCGACTATGATTTCAAGCTTTCTTGTATAATTACCCATTATGTCCATCATGCTATATGGTAATTGTGGTCAATGGTGTGTTAGTAATAAAATGATAGACAAAAAGTACACGACAAAAAATCTCGGTCTGACAGTAATTATGGGGAACTTGTTTGTTCTACATAATCATTGATTTTCACTTTGAACTTACAAAGTTCAGAAAGGTTATGCATTATATTTAACACCATTGGAAATAGACGCCTCATAGTAAAATGGATGTACAGAAGAAAATTAACACAAAACCGTCTTATGCACTTTTATTAcactattttattattaaaacaattgaCAAATACGCATTTTAATAGTAAAATGAAACCGAAACTCCTCATCAATGTTTCGTGACACCAGGTTAAAGCTGATTGAACGATTGAAACATTTGAAATcatcaaaattattcaaaatttacaaGCCTTGCATAAAGGATGTTATCCGAACCCTGCTTACCACAAAAGCTGGTATTGAGTAACTGGGTTCATTGGCTATTCAAATCTTCTTTGGTCACTTGCAAGgtaaatatcagaaaataaggagatttagTATGATtggcaaagagacaactatcACAAACGACCATAGGATATAGGGTTGTGAACAGGTTATCTGACCATACTATGTGCAACATTTATCAAATCTCATTTCGTATTTTGCTGCAAAGGGCAGTGGGAAGACAAAACGTggaacaatttaaaagaaaaaaacatgacctgTTCATTTCTACAGCAATAACGGTAGAAATAATTATCAAAGTACAGGGTTTAGCGCTCACAActatgtttaaccccaccacgtTCTTTATGTGTCAGTctcaagccaggagcctgtatgTGTACCCCCAATAACAGAAAACCTAGCGCAACACTTAAATTgcgaaaatatgtaaataaaacatgaattttTCACAATATATCATTATGCAATCTAATAAAATACCATTTCTGAAAAGAAGTTCCATGGTTTATCATTTAACCAAAATTTAATGACACTCACCATGAAGTTCTTTTGGATGGTTTTTTGAaagtttcattattttgtttttccatTTGGATATTTTCAATGTCGTAGGAATCCTTGTTTTATATCATAATTAACGAAAGTATGAAAAGGTTTGCCCTAGGCAAcagacgacggacaccaagttaTTACAAATCTCACCACAACAAACATCTCAAACAGCCTTTTTATCACGAATAGTTGTCAAAATTTTAGGTGAAAACTTAAATCTATTTTCAGGCTACATGTGTGAGTCGAAAATGACTATTTCCTGATACAAGTCATGTTTAAAATATCGTACGTGTGTATGATAATGCTGCTGGTAggcgtttatttttgttttcaattggcAGTGGGCTAACAAGTAGTTTTAATAAATTCCTCATCttcacatgtacattttttttattaatgatgcGGTGAAACTAGGGGCAATACATATATAAGATATCCAACTATGATACAAAAAttcatgtttaaatattatacAGAAACTGTTGTAACATTATCCTTAGGGGGAGTGTGAATCATTTTCTTGATCACAATACATGTGCACTTATTCactattttaacttttttaacaaGAATTCAACGCAACCTGGTAAGTAAATATCTTTAGTGAACTAAACAAGATTACTACTCTacgggacgacatcaaaagatcaatgtaggataagaaaaacttaaatcaaatagtttggaaagaggggggggggggggggggggttacaatTGCTGAAGGTTTATTTATCCaacatcgattttacatatatccatactGGTCAATCAAATTTCctcaaattaagttaagagaTGGTGGGGTTGGGGGAAACTATGTGAGTTAAGTTTTATTTTATCCTAGtatattgaacttttgatgtcgtccctaatataGCAGAGTATAGAACCCTGTTGAATATAGGTCATTACATGGGAGGAAAATATACAAGAATTAAGTGATGCTTACACTCTTTACTTTTTGCTTAAAATGCAAGACCAATTTTTACATTGTTTACCGCGAAAAATTCTAATCATTCAAATCATTTGTGTGcggaaaaaaaaagagaaaacgtGATCAATATTATTGTATACTGAAGAGTAAAAGTTTGGAGTTGGTTTTGGGAGAATTCTTTAATGTTACTCAAAAAATGAAGTAATAGTGTTGTGTCAAgttttaagttttgaaaatatatctgAGGCGGGTTGAGAAGtcgaaaataacaaaatgtaaatgtgtgatttctatttttcattagtttttgttataaaaagtgTTGGTCTTTGGACAAAGCGGCATAACCGGAAATTCCAAACTGGTATGTGCTTTTCTGATATTTTCTAATATAAGGTTGTGCTCTTTGTTACTGGTAACAATTTGAAACAATATCTTTAGTATTTTGAGAATTTTTATGCAGATAGCCTTAATgttaattaaacaaaatgacacCAGAACAAAATAATGTACGAACACCAAAAACTTTTTATTTGGACAAACAGTGTTTTTAAAAGCATATACCAGaacttaaatttaaaagaaatcgTTAAATAAGTCTTACATTTTGAATGCCTAAGTTTTACTATAAAACTAGTGTACTAGATGGACTTTCTTGTAAAAGATGATACTTTTTCTATCAAAATCTTTAGAAATATACTGCCATTGAATATACTGTAATTCTATACTCTATTTCGTCGATACCTTTTCCGTATGCAGTGACCTCATCTATGAGACCTCTGTTGCGAACTTCGGAATGCTCAAGTGCGGGGTAAAACTCGTGATTATTTAAAACTGAAAGGTCAATAGTGtttattgatttgatttgatttgttgtgttttaacgccacttttaagcaccgcatttaggctatttcgtggcggcagtttttattggtggaagaagccGGAGTGTCGCGCTGACAttcctagtcaataaagattggagtCGACTTCATCCGCATGatcggggttcgaactcacaaccccagtgttgactggctagtacttacagtagtaactacttagaccactcggccagcGAGGCCCCCCTAGAGTTTATTGATACTGAATGTGTAGTTTAATACACCAAACCATGGTAAAGTTAACACATGGAAACGCGTGGAAAGTATTTAAATAAATCAAGGTCACAGTCATGTAAACTTCAGCAACAAAACCGAAAATTAATAAGTTTGCGATTAACAATcactgaatgaaatattttttgttgattttgcgTTATGAGTTcgttataaatgttaaaaataatcgTGCATACGGGACGTAAAAAGAACATGTGGTTTGATTGCctgtgagacaactctccacaagagaccaaatgacactgaaaGTTTAGTAATATGGACATGCAAAAGTTCAGTTATTTTCGTATCATTTTATTTGCAAGACACTCGTTTCGTATGACTTTAATTTGTTTTCCATGCATGACGAATTTCTCTTAGACGCATTAAAAtgacttacaaaaaaaaataattgtacacagTTAATAAGTGCAGATGGACCTCTAGATTTCTATGCATTTTAATAAGTattatcatttctttttgtaagtGACATCATATATTTTCAAATGGAATGGGTATGGGATGGAGTTATGACAGCTGCTGTAATTATGACAACAAAAGATCACATGGTAGGCTGTTATACATTTTCTCACTTTTTTGGTTATTAAGATTaccaaattaagaaaatatttctCTTAAGCAAGTGCTATCGGTATCGGTTCTGGATTATGCATCCTGCATGACTACTGTAATAGAATGACTTGTAATTGTATCTctgaataaagttttttttttaaataaagcctACAATtggacttttattttttgtcGCATAACTtaagtttgttttatatatttcaagTAAAAACAATCACAAACGGGAAGATAGTATATTCATTACATTAATGCCAACACTTTGCAATCATGTGTTTCTCCATTAAGCAAGgactgtttattttttgttttgtttttgaaagataaatGCCAATTTATGGAATTTTTACGAAAATTTTGTTGGTTGATATTTGCCAAGCCTTCGATTGAAGACGAAATATGGTGTGCCTACAtctatacatacatgtaaatatgGTGTGCCTacatttatacatacatgtaaaaatGCAGTCCCTTACTGTGATgaattagatttaaaaagttaGGTCTAACCAAAgtgttctttttatttaaaaatcaaaatggtttttttttctagggCAGAGATCATATATCCAACAAAGCGGATTTCAAGTAGAGAGTTACCCGTTGACACAATGCACTAGGAACCAAACAagaggtaaataaaggcaacagtagtataccgctattcaaaagtcataaatttgattgagagaaaacaaatccggattacaaactataagaggataacaacgaaacaacagaaacattgaagtgaacaaaaaacaaacgacaatgccacgcacacagaaacgaaccataAGATAACATCTACCATTTTCCTGGCTTGGTTAAGGACATTTAAAGAataaatggtggtttgaacctggttttgtggctagccaaacctcgcgcttgtATGCCCatgttagatacatgtataacactaaaatgacaacattacctGACATGATTACAGttcaaataaatgaaagaacATTCAGTACTTACTAGTACTAGTAAATTATACTTACAAGTAACATACTGTTGGCTCTAAGAATTATTACATATTGTGTTCAATTTTACTCAATTCAATCGTTCACTTAGTTAATTCATACTTAAGGTCTTTTCGGTTTTATCAGCTATGCAACGCTtgtaaaatggttttttttatctgcaaattcagtgaaaaaaacattaattgtCGAAAGTCGTATCTGGTGCAATAAAGGAAGTTATTATGTTTatgttatcattatcattatattCAGTCAGCAAAAACGTGAAATTTGAGGGAAAAACAAATTGGTTATCATAAGGTGCCTGTTGAAAAGGCACGTTTGCAATTACGATTATGATCAAATTCCTTGTTACTGTAAATTTTATATAAGATCAAAGTCTTAGTTACAGGAAGGGGGCGTCTCAATCTATACGCAATAACTCAGTTGTATACACATCGACTGCTTATTTGACAAGAATCAAAAtatggcaattttaaggaaaaaaactgtataatattatcttatttttttatgctTTACAAAAATGATATCCACCCTTGCTTTATATGAATAGACTAATCTATCTAATAAGATGTATATAATTTATAACTGTAGGATATGTTCTAATATTCATGAACACAAAATTCCGGACATTGGGAACGTTGAATTCTGGAGGACAACACGGTAAGATCGACTTATAGAGGTTTTATATGTTAAGTTTATAAATGCACTATTGTTTAACACCGCACATGCTAAACGGAAAAAAAAGTTGCATATATATTCAAATAGTATATCACTGTTTGTATTAATTTCATATACAAATACAAACAGATATGCATGTCAATAGAAAGTAACGGAAACAATTGATTAGACGCAAGCAAACAACATATTACAAACAGCTTAGGTCGGTCGGTCACCAGAGCATAACACTGGCTGGGTACACGTATACCTTTTGTTTACggcagtgacggatccagaaatAATAAGTGGGACCCACTGACAGCCTAAGAGGGGGTCCACTCCCATCATGCGTCAttaattccctatataatcaaccaaatttttcccagaaaagggtGACCGGCTCCCCTCCCCCTAAATCCTAAAACAGGACAAATAATCCCATCTCTATAAAGGTACAACCGTTACAATGTTACGGcttcaattttaaagaaatttaattaAAGAAAACAAGGAAACAATCGAAACTTTTTGATAAAAATGGACATTCAAGAACTCGACAAAGAACAATTATagacaataaaaaaatactagtaaTACGAACTTCGATTTCAgcataaaaaaaacttatgactACTGAAATGTTACGTGGTGTTTGCTCCTCTTGGTAAAAGTTGTGAACCAAATGTTTTCGTCTGTAACACTGAACAACTATCTATTACAATCAATATGTTCTCGTGTTGCATGGAGGACGTAAAAGTCTCAATGTTATAATTTGAATTGCATCcttacaaatttttcattttcgaatttcGACATTGTTTTTCGTGGTCTCAATATGTTATCAATATAGAATTTAACAGATCTCTCGTTATTTGGACATAACATAATACATCTAGATAACACAGGAATATACCATACGTTGTTTCAAAACAGTTTGTTATGATCTAAATATTATAGTTATAATGTTGCCTTTAATATTTATCATGGTTCCATTGCttaatttcatgtaaaaaaaatcagtcGTTTATACCCATTTTATTTTCAGACAAACTTTGTGAATTGTTTGAAGGAGTTCATTTTTCTGTACGAGTTTATGGGAACGCCAAAGCTAGAGACATTGAGAAACATATATCAGAGTATGCTAACAGGACGGGAAGTTGTTTTATTGTCTTTCTTTCAAGTCACGGAAGTAATGGGAACATATGTGGCAGTGACGACAAGTTAGTTAAATTAGAAGATCTTTTTCGCGCTGCCAACACTTTGAAGTTGAAAGGCAAACCCAAGTTATTCTTCATTGATGCTTGTCGAACGGGTAACAATTAATATGACATATCTATCAATATTTTATCGAATaatgttgtatataaatattcGATCCatcttttaaatactttttaaactgttgacttaaagtttttttagttgttttttttttaattaaagttggAACAATATGTTTACTAAACGTTATTGGATAAGTCATTTAGAATCATTTAGTGTGTTCTTGTTCTCTATGTTTCGCTAAATTGAACTATGAACAGTTTAAAGTTTAAGAAGAAATTGggcatttgttattttttaaattttattctctAAAAAGGCAATCTTGGTCATGTATTATTCGGTCTATATTGTCTTTGTTTGTTCATTTTGGGATTTCCCTTCTCTTGAAGAGTCGATCGTTGGTGAATAATATGctaaatataaactttattttaGATAAATCATTAGAATGTGATATTTTCCCGCCATATTACTCATTCATCTTGTTTCGTTTCATAGGAAGAAGAGATTCTCGAGTTCCAGAACTTTTACATTCAGACTTTTTTGTTGGATATTCGTGTCTCAGCAGGCAAACAAGTTATGACAAAGGCGGAGGACTATATTTCAAACTAATGATAGATGTTTACAAGGACGGACTGAAGTATCCAGCAAAGGATCATAGCAAAGagtaaattaatttgattttttatataaaaggagatgtggtatgattaccaatgagacaactataattCACAGTTCAAATAAGGGGGATGTAAGCAAATATTAGGCAATCATACGGCTTTCGACAATGGGAAAACTACATATTGTTCAGCCAAAAGACCTCGACatgaaatatgtaaaacaattcaaacaacaacaaaaaacggcATACCTTTtatcaaaacaatttacgaaaatacaaaatgttatataTGACAGACACAAATCAACGACAAACCATGCACTGGAATTCAGGGCTCTGAATGGAGGCAGGCACTTACAGAATGTCACGGGATTTCAAACCTTCCATTaacttggacagtggtgtaacagaatAGCACAAGAACAAATGGTTAAAATAGGATGCAAATGACTTAACTCAAAAGATCAGCGAGacacaaaaaaaacttttttttattattcaataataaaattgcaCATGTTGTTGACAAATTTCTTTTCAAAGAAGACATTTACCATAAAAAGTCAAACGATTGAAATAGAGTACGGAAATAAGCGTTTTCGCAGTTAATgaaagtttttaaataaaattacatgAAATACAAAGTAAGTCGGTTTTTTTCGCCATTCATAAGGGATCAGTGGTGAATAAAACAGCGTTGTGCCAAATATTTATGAATCTGTCTAATCAAcattaaattgcttaattttatatactttatacAATTGTGAgatttagttagctataaaaccaattTTAATCCACCATAGTCTACATTATtagatgcctgtaccaagtcaggaatataacagttgtaaactattcgtttgatgtgtttgaccttttgattttgacatttgattagagacttcccgttttcaattttccttggatttaggtatttttgttattttactttttgtcagtTATGTTTCGAATGTCGGATGATTTACCCCGGTCGGAGCTCCTAATCCATTACACTGATGACCATCAACTTTAATATTTTAAGGACgtgaattaaaatttcaaatccCACAACTGTTGATTTTGATTAGAATCAAAACAAATGTACCGATGCAATTATTTTGCACTTtaaaaa contains:
- the LOC139486952 gene encoding cell death protein 3-like, translating into MGMGWSYDSCCNYDNKRSHGQRSYIQQSGFQVESYPLTQCTRNQTRGYVLIFMNTKFRTLGTLNSGGQHDKLCELFEGVHFSVRVYGNAKARDIEKHISEYANRTGSCFIVFLSSHGSNGNICGSDDKLVKLEDLFRAANTLKLKGKPKLFFIDACRTGRRDSRVPELLHSDFFVGYSCLSRQTSYDKGGGLYFKLMIDVYKDGLKYPAKDHSKERTVLHWQDKISALLCRDGQQQCMSKSSLTKKLFLHNR